A genomic window from Salvia splendens isolate huo1 chromosome 11, SspV2, whole genome shotgun sequence includes:
- the LOC121755218 gene encoding uncharacterized protein LOC121755218 isoform X4: MSTTQGDLSSPTAMINLEDKPDHLLVLVHGIMGSPSDWTYCEAELKRRLGKKFLIYASSCNMYAKTFTGIDGAGRRLADEVTEVVKKADSLTKISFLAHSLGGLIARYAIAVLYTPNVFSDYPDDTYTNSEPSSPPNGGLIAGLEAINFITLATPHIGVRGKKQLPFLLGVPFLEKIAPPIAPIFTGQTGSQLFLTDGDADKPPLLLRMASDCDEGKFLSALAAFRCRVLYANVSYDHMVGWCTSSIRREEELVKPTDGSLDGYEHIVNVEYCPPVLSESPNFPSEAAEAKEAAQNDPSTQNTVEYHEIMEDEMIRGLQRLGWTKVDVSFHSVLWPFFAHYNIQTYITHASPPPTLSPASPSAGVVSSPNVGVVSSPSTDPHLPQRRPQRALLYCPAAALLLSHRRRPLMPSSPQN, translated from the exons ATGAGTACTACTCAAGGAGATCTTTCATCTCCAACGGCCATGATAAATTTGGAGGACAAACCCGATCATCTTCTCGTTCTTGTTCATGGCATCATGGGGAG CCCAAGCGATTGGACGTATTGTGAAGCAGAGTTGAAAAGGCGATTAGGGAAAAAATTCTTGATATATG CGAGTTCTTGTAATATGTATGCCAAGACTTTCACAGGCATTGATGGTGCTGGTAGACGACTGGCTGACGAA GTCACGGAGGTCGTGAAGAAGGCAGATAGCTTAACAAAGATTTCATTTTTAGCCCATTCACTTGGTGGATTAATTGCAAGATATGCAATTGCTGTCTTGTACACACCTAATGTTTTTTCTGATTATCCTGATGATACATACACAAACTCCGAACCCTCATCTCCTCCAAATGGTGGCTTGATTGCTGGCCTGGAAGCAATTAATTTTATTACCCTGGCGACACCACATATTGGAGTAAGAGGGAAAAAACAG CTTCCATTTCTTTTGGGTGTGCCTTTCTTGGAGAAAATTGCTCCGCCGATTGCGCCTATTTTTACTGGGCAAACTGGCAGTCAGCTCTTTCTCACTGATGGAGACGCCGATAAACCTCCTCTCTTATTACGAATGGCCTCAGACTGTGACGAAGGAAAATTTTT GTCTGCACTAGCTGCTTTCAGATGTCGGGTCCTTTATGCAAATGTGTCTTATGACC ATATGGTAGGTTGGTGCACTTCCTCCATTAGAAGAGAAGAAGAACTCGTTAAA CCTACAGATGGGTCATTGGATGGCTACGAACACATTGTGAACGTGGAGTATTGCCCCCCAGTTTTGTCTGAGAGCCCGAATTTCCCTTCGGAGGCAGCTGAAGCGAAGGAGGCTGCTCAAAATGATCCTAGCACACAGAACACAGTAGAATATCACGAGATAATGGAAG ATGAAATGATACGTGGATTACAACGATTGGGATGGACGAAAGTTGATGTTAGCTTTCACTCAGTACTCTGGCCGTTCTTTGCACACTACAATATTCAG ACTTACATCACACACGCCTCCCCCCCTCCTACTCTCTCGCCTGCGTCCCCCTCCGCCGGCGTCGTCTCCTCTCCCAACGTCGGCGTCGTCTCCTCTCCCAGCACCGACCCTCATCTTCCCCAGCGCCGGCCGCAACGAGCTCTCCTGTACTGCCCAGCCGCGGCCCTTCTCCTCTCCCACCGCCGCCGACCTCTAATGCCCAGCTCTcctcaaaattga
- the LOC121755553 gene encoding UBP1-associated protein 2C-like has protein sequence MDLTKKRKADENGRAYPLTADLGNPMAAVPPSSMGILAPEDAEKILEPFTKEQLLPIIRAAVLRHPDVLEAVRAVADADPVQRKLFVRGLGWETTTEKLRQVFSTYGELDEANSIVITDKNTGKSKGYGFVTFKHIDAAILALKEANKKIDGRMTVTQLAAAGNSGHSHSSDVALRKIYVGNIPFEISSERLLAHFSMYGEIEEGPLGFDKQTGKAKGFAFFVYKTEEGAKASLVDPMKTIDGHQVVCKLATDNKKPKPNAGPPGGMAPGMPNSGPMGMPPRNYGMGGYMGYGPGPNMPQPPQQGGMMHQNVGYNAAMGGPGGPGGQGYGGGYGGGASGYDGVGGAGAGEYGGGMGNAGGYRMPPSSLGMQGSGGYPDSGSYGLQSAYPPQPNHPAGPGPRLPAYQGMPPY, from the coding sequence ATGGATCTCACCAAGAAACGCAAGGCCGATGAGAACGGAAGAGCGTATCCCTTAACCGCCGACCTCGGGAACCCTATGGCTGCCGTGCCGCCGTCTTCGATGGGCATCCTTGCTCCCGAAGACGCAGAGAAGATCCTCGAGCCCTTCACCAAGGAGCAGCTCCTTCCGATTATTCGCGCCGCCGTGCTCCGCCACCCCGACGTCTTGGAGGCCGTGCGCGCCGTCGCCGACGCCGATCCCGTCCAGCGCAAACTCTTCGTCCGCGGCCTCGGTTGGGAGACCACGACGGAGAAATTGCGTCAAGTGTTTTCCACTTATGGGGAACTGGATGAGGCGAATTCCATCGTAATCACCGATAAGAATACCGGGAAATCGAAGGGCTACGGGTTTGTGACGTTTAAGCACATCGATGCTGCGATATTAGCCTTGAAGGAGGCGAATAAGAAGATTGACGGGCGGATGACGGTGACTCAGCTTGCCGCTGCTGGAAATTCAGGTCATTCTCATTCGAGTGATGTGGCTTTGAGGAAGATTTATGTTGGTAATATCCCGTTTGAGATTTCCTCCGAGAGATTGTTGGCTCACTTTTCGATGTACGGTGAGATTGAGGAAGGGCCGTTGGGATTTGATAAGCAGACTGGAAAAGCCAAGGGTTTTGCCTTTTTCGTGTATAAGACAGAGGAGGGTGCGAAGGCATCATTGGTAGACCCCATGAAAACAATTGATGGTCATCAGGTTGTGTGTAAGTTGGCTACAGATAACAAGAAACCGAAGCCAAATGCTGGACCACCTGGCGGAATGGCTCCTGGTATGCCGAATTCGGGGCCTATGGGTATGCCGCCACGGAATTATGGTATGGGGGGCTATATGGGATACGGCCCAGGGCCTAACATGCCTCAGCCTCCGCAGCAGGGTGGAATGATGCATCAGAATGTAGGCTATAACGCTGCAATGGGTGGGCCTGGAGGACCCGGAGGTCAAGGTTATGGTGGTGGATATGGAGGTGGTGCATCGGGGTACGATGGAGTAGGTGGGGCTGGAGCCGGGGAGTATGGTGGAGGCATGGGTAATGCTGGGGGATACAGAATGCCTCCTAGTAGCTTGGGGATGCAGGGCTCTGGGGGTTATCCTGATAGTGGGAGCTATGGGCTTCAGTCGGCATATCCCCCGCAGCCAAACCACCCTGCTGGTCCAGGGCCTAGACTTCCGGCCTACCAGGGCATGCCACCATATTGA
- the LOC121756094 gene encoding uncharacterized protein LOC121756094, translating to MAEKEGALVKQGHEEGLKLATSLLEEFELPGGLLPLADVVEVGFVRSSGYMWIQQKAKVEHNFKMISKLVSYDTDITGYVEKKRIKKLKGVKAKELILWPPVGQITVDDPPTGKIHFKSLAGITKTFPVEAFALGQ from the coding sequence ATGGCAGAAAAGGAAGGAGCACTAGTGAAGCAAGGCCACGAAGAAGGGCTAAAACTCGCCACATCCCTACTCGAAGAGTTCGAGCTGCCAGGTGGCCTTCTCCCACTGGCTGACGTGGTCGAAGTAGGGTTTGTGAGGAGCAGCGGGTACATGTGGATCCAGCAGAAGGCGAAGGTGGAGCACAACTTCAAGATGATAAGCAAGCTCGTGAGCTATGACACAGACATAACAGGCTACGTGGAGAAGAAGCGAATCAAGAAGCTCAAGGGAGTTAAGGCCAAGGAGCTGATTCTATGGCCTCCTGTCGGTCAGATAACCGTTGATGATCCACCCACCGGAAAGATTCACTTCAAGAGCCTTGCTGGAATCACCAAGACTTTCCCGGTCGAGGCATTTGCTCTGGGACAGTGA
- the LOC121754978 gene encoding zingipain-2-like isoform X2 codes for MAKRHQQWMTGFGRSYKDAAEKAHRFKIFKANAAFIDTINAAENRSYTLAINKFADLTHKEFLSTKTGAMVGMGSPRASSAFMYADADDDDIPDSIDWRDMGAVTEVKSQGQCGSCWAFSAVAATEGINQLTTGDLVSLSEQELIDCDNTHSRGCSGGYPDKAFQYIADNDCLSPDSDYLYEEADGSCSPELATSRAGKISGYEYVPSNDEAALMKAVANQPVSVVIDAGGAGFQFHRSGVFTGECGTQMNHAVAVVGYGESSDGIKYWLVKNSWGAEWGEDGYVKIQRESGNVEGLCGIAKWATYPVA; via the exons ATGGCGAAGAGGCACCAGCAGTGGATGACGGGATTCGGCCGCAGCTACAAAGACGCCGCGGAGAAGGCCCACAGGTTCAAGATATTCAAGGCCAACGCCGCCTTCATCGACACCATCAACGCCGCTGAGAACCGCTCCTACACGCTCGCCATCAACAAGTTCGCTGATCTCACTCATAAGGAGTTCCTGTCGACTAAAACTGGAGCCATGGTGGGAATGGGATCTCCCCGGGCCTCGTCTGCGTTCATGTACGCCGACGCTGATGACGATGACATTCCGGACAGCATCGACTGGAGAGACATGGGCGCCGTCACCGAAGTTAAGAGTCAAGGCCAATGTG GAAGTTGTTGGGCATTTTCGGCAGTTGCAGCAACAGAAGGCATAAACCAACTGACTACCGGGGATCTGGTTTCTTTGTCCGAACAAGAGCTTATTGATTGCGACAATACCCATAGCCGAGGATGCAGCGGCGGATATCCCGACAAAGCATTCCAGTACATCGCCGATAACGACTGCCTCTCACCCGACTCGGACTACCTCTACGAAGAAGCCGATGGCAGTTGCAGCCCCGAGCTAGCGACTTCCCGCGCCGGCAAGATCAGCGGGTACGAGTATGTACCGAGCAACGACGAGGCGGCGCTGATGAAGGCCGTGGCTAACCAGCCCGTCTCCGTCGTCATTGATGCTGGCGGAGCCGGGTTTCAGTTCCACAGAAGCGGCGTCTTCACGGGAGAGTGCGGGACGCAGATGAACCATGCTGTGGCCGTCGTCGGCTACGGCGAAAGTAGCGACGGAATCAAGTATTGGTTGGTCAAGAATTCGTGGGGAGCGGAATGGGGAGAGGATGGATATGTGAAGATTCAAAGGGAGAGTGGAAATGTGGAAGGACTTTGTGGCATTGCTAAATGGGCAACCTATCCCGTTgcctaa
- the LOC121755018 gene encoding U-box domain-containing protein 7-like yields MSNSLTNCFFTPRFLSRLKSAKKDCKPPAAVEPIGTVMLTCQESKVDDRDWMAALKKSVKLLHFGRWEEKEAAAGEMKKLAEEDAKRIRTMAELGVIPPLVAMVGSEAAARRRLAVQVLIQLANASFTNKAVMVEAGILTRLHKNLSLLDETDKQESAALLLSISHLANSQFPFYTSRTIPIVVSILESNPSLKTKHLCLSTLHNLSSLLDNAPALISTGVVPTLTKLASLRETSERSLAALGNLAVTSAGRKALEVDPTVPEGLIEVMTWEESPKCQELSAYILMVLAHHSSLQRRKMAEAGIVQVLLGVALLGSQLAQRRAMKLLQWFKDERRVRVGPHSGPLQVGGGAILGLGSPLSEKEAEEGKRMMRRIVRQSLCKNMERITRRANNGADGDAARLKGLVVSNSSKSLPY; encoded by the exons ATGTCCAATTCTTTAACTAACTGCTTCTTCACTCCAAGATTTCTATCGCGGCTGAAATCGGCCAAGAAAGACTGCAAACCGCCGGCGGCGGTTGAGCCTATCGGTACAGTTATGCTTACGTGTCAAGAATCCAAGGTTGATGATCGTGATTGGATGGCGGCGTTGAAGAAATCGGTGAAGTTGCTTCATTTTGGGAGATGGGAGGAGAAGGAAGCGGCGGCGGGAGAGATGAAGAAGCTGGCGGAGGAGGATGCGAAGCGGATCCGGACCATGGCGGAGCTCGGCGTTATTCCGCCGCTGGTCGCCATGGTCGGGTCCGAGGCGGCAGCGCGTCGGAGATTGGCTGTGCAAGTTCTTATTCAACTCGCCAATGCCTCTTTCAc TAACAAGGCTGTAATGGTGGAGGCAGGAATTTTAACAAGACTGCACAAGAATTTGAGTTTGTTAGATGAAACAGATAAGCAAGAATCAGCAGCGCTTCTCCTGTCCATATCACACCTAGCCAACAGCCAATTCCCCTTTTACACATCAAGAACCATTCCAATTGTAGTCAGCATTCTCGAATCAAATCCAAGCCTCAAAACCAAACACCTCTGCTTGAGCACATTGCACAACCTCTCTTCCCTCCTCGACAACGCGCCAGCCCTGATCTCGACCGGGGTGGTCCCCACCCTAACGAAGCTGGCCTCGCTGAGGGAGACCTCCGAGAGAAGCCTGGCCGCGTTAGGCAACCTGGCAGTGACCTCAGCCGGGAGGAAGGCGCTCGAGGTGGACCCCACCGTGCCCGAGGGCCTAATCGAGGTCATGACATGGGAGGAGAGCCCGAAATGCCAGGAGCTCTCTGCCTACATCCTGATGGTCCTGGCCCACCACAGCTCCCTGCAGAGGAGGAAGATGGCAGAGGCCGGTATCGTGCAGGTGCTTCTGGGAGTCGCGCTGCTGGGGAGCCAGCTGGCGCAGAGGAGGGCGATGAAGCTGCTGCAGTGGTTCAAGGACGAGCGGAGGGTGAGGGTGGGGCCCCACTCAGGGCCCCTGCAAGTAGGGGGCGGGGCGATCCTGGGATTAGGGTCGCCCCTGAGTGAGAAGGAAGCGGAGGAGGGGAagaggatgatgaggaggatTGTGAGGCAGAGTTTGTGTAAGAACATGGAGAGGATCACGCGCCGCGCTAACAACGGAGCGGACGGGGATGCAGCCAGGCTCAAGGGCTTGGTGGTTAGCAACAGTTCTAAGAGCTTACCATATTAG
- the LOC121755218 gene encoding uncharacterized protein LOC121755218 isoform X2, translated as MVVSPPLFHSLSPRISCRRFTTISVNRHNSPPPSSSSSSCSPSPNSSYSAFSSHRPGRYWNFITFSGLKVIRKHHSLKAQAMSTTQGDLSSPTAMINLEDKPDHLLVLVHGIMGSPSDWTYCEAELKRRLGKKFLIYASSCNMYAKTFTGIDGAGRRLADEVTEVVKKADSLTKISFLAHSLGGLIARYAIAVLYTPNVFSDYPDDTYTNSEPSSPPNGGLIAGLEAINFITLATPHIGVRGKKQLPFLLGVPFLEKIAPPIAPIFTGQTGSQLFLTDGDADKPPLLLRMASDCDEGKFLSALAAFRCRVLYANVSYDHMVGWCTSSIRREEELVKPTDGSLDGYEHIVNVEYCPPVLSESPNFPSEAAEAKEAAQNDPSTQNTVEYHEIMEDEMIRGLQRLGWTKVDVSFHSVLWPFFAHYNIQTYITHASPPPTLSPASPSAGVVSSPNVGVVSSPSTDPHLPQRRPQRALLYCPAAALLLSHRRRPLMPSSPQN; from the exons ATGGTGGTTTCTCCACCTTtgtttcactctctctctcctcgAATCAGCTGCCGCCGGTTTACGACGATTTCGGTTAACCGCCACAATTCGCCACCGCCGTCGTCTTCTTCCAGCTCCTGCTCACCTTCACCTAATTCTTCTTACTCTGCTTTCTCGTCTCATCGCCCGGGGCGTTATTGGAATTTCATTACTTTCTCCG GCTTGAAAGTTATCCGGAAGCATCACAGCCTTAAGGCTCAAGCGATGAGTACTACTCAAGGAGATCTTTCATCTCCAACGGCCATGATAAATTTGGAGGACAAACCCGATCATCTTCTCGTTCTTGTTCATGGCATCATGGGGAG CCCAAGCGATTGGACGTATTGTGAAGCAGAGTTGAAAAGGCGATTAGGGAAAAAATTCTTGATATATG CGAGTTCTTGTAATATGTATGCCAAGACTTTCACAGGCATTGATGGTGCTGGTAGACGACTGGCTGACGAA GTCACGGAGGTCGTGAAGAAGGCAGATAGCTTAACAAAGATTTCATTTTTAGCCCATTCACTTGGTGGATTAATTGCAAGATATGCAATTGCTGTCTTGTACACACCTAATGTTTTTTCTGATTATCCTGATGATACATACACAAACTCCGAACCCTCATCTCCTCCAAATGGTGGCTTGATTGCTGGCCTGGAAGCAATTAATTTTATTACCCTGGCGACACCACATATTGGAGTAAGAGGGAAAAAACAG CTTCCATTTCTTTTGGGTGTGCCTTTCTTGGAGAAAATTGCTCCGCCGATTGCGCCTATTTTTACTGGGCAAACTGGCAGTCAGCTCTTTCTCACTGATGGAGACGCCGATAAACCTCCTCTCTTATTACGAATGGCCTCAGACTGTGACGAAGGAAAATTTTT GTCTGCACTAGCTGCTTTCAGATGTCGGGTCCTTTATGCAAATGTGTCTTATGACC ATATGGTAGGTTGGTGCACTTCCTCCATTAGAAGAGAAGAAGAACTCGTTAAA CCTACAGATGGGTCATTGGATGGCTACGAACACATTGTGAACGTGGAGTATTGCCCCCCAGTTTTGTCTGAGAGCCCGAATTTCCCTTCGGAGGCAGCTGAAGCGAAGGAGGCTGCTCAAAATGATCCTAGCACACAGAACACAGTAGAATATCACGAGATAATGGAAG ATGAAATGATACGTGGATTACAACGATTGGGATGGACGAAAGTTGATGTTAGCTTTCACTCAGTACTCTGGCCGTTCTTTGCACACTACAATATTCAG ACTTACATCACACACGCCTCCCCCCCTCCTACTCTCTCGCCTGCGTCCCCCTCCGCCGGCGTCGTCTCCTCTCCCAACGTCGGCGTCGTCTCCTCTCCCAGCACCGACCCTCATCTTCCCCAGCGCCGGCCGCAACGAGCTCTCCTGTACTGCCCAGCCGCGGCCCTTCTCCTCTCCCACCGCCGCCGACCTCTAATGCCCAGCTCTcctcaaaattga
- the LOC121755218 gene encoding uncharacterized protein LOC121755218 isoform X3: MGDRHRWWFLHLCFTLSLLESAAAGLRRFRLTATIRHRRRLLPAPAHLHLILLTLLSRLIARGVIGISLLSPAMELWNFWSFVIGVLVFYCLKVIRKHHSLKAQAMSTTQGDLSSPTAMINLEDKPDHLLVLVHGIMGSPSDWTYCEAELKRRLGKKFLIYASSCNMYAKTFTGIDGAGRRLADEVTEVVKKADSLTKISFLAHSLGGLIARYAIAVLYTPNVFSDYPDDTYTNSEPSSPPNGGLIAGLEAINFITLATPHIGVRGKKQLPFLLGVPFLEKIAPPIAPIFTGQTGSQLFLTDGDADKPPLLLRMASDCDEGKFLSALAAFRCRVLYANVSYDHMVGWCTSSIRREEELVKPTDGSLDGYEHIVNVEYCPPVLSESPNFPSEAAEAKEAAQNDPSTQNTVEYHEIMEDEMIRGLQRLGWTKVDVSFHSVLWPFFAHYNIQVKNERFHNAGAGVVSHVADTIKQSSPCIGVN, translated from the exons ATGGGGGACCGGCACAG ATGGTGGTTTCTCCACCTTtgtttcactctctctctcctcgAATCAGCTGCCGCCGGTTTACGACGATTTCGGTTAACCGCCACAATTCGCCACCGCCGTCGTCTTCTTCCAGCTCCTGCTCACCTTCACCTAATTCTTCTTACTCTGCTTTCTCGTCTCATCGCCCGGGGCGTTATTGGAATTTCATTACTTTCTCCG GCAATGGAATTGTGGAATTTCTGGAGTTTCGTGATTGGCGTATTGGTTTTTTACT GCTTGAAAGTTATCCGGAAGCATCACAGCCTTAAGGCTCAAGCGATGAGTACTACTCAAGGAGATCTTTCATCTCCAACGGCCATGATAAATTTGGAGGACAAACCCGATCATCTTCTCGTTCTTGTTCATGGCATCATGGGGAG CCCAAGCGATTGGACGTATTGTGAAGCAGAGTTGAAAAGGCGATTAGGGAAAAAATTCTTGATATATG CGAGTTCTTGTAATATGTATGCCAAGACTTTCACAGGCATTGATGGTGCTGGTAGACGACTGGCTGACGAA GTCACGGAGGTCGTGAAGAAGGCAGATAGCTTAACAAAGATTTCATTTTTAGCCCATTCACTTGGTGGATTAATTGCAAGATATGCAATTGCTGTCTTGTACACACCTAATGTTTTTTCTGATTATCCTGATGATACATACACAAACTCCGAACCCTCATCTCCTCCAAATGGTGGCTTGATTGCTGGCCTGGAAGCAATTAATTTTATTACCCTGGCGACACCACATATTGGAGTAAGAGGGAAAAAACAG CTTCCATTTCTTTTGGGTGTGCCTTTCTTGGAGAAAATTGCTCCGCCGATTGCGCCTATTTTTACTGGGCAAACTGGCAGTCAGCTCTTTCTCACTGATGGAGACGCCGATAAACCTCCTCTCTTATTACGAATGGCCTCAGACTGTGACGAAGGAAAATTTTT GTCTGCACTAGCTGCTTTCAGATGTCGGGTCCTTTATGCAAATGTGTCTTATGACC ATATGGTAGGTTGGTGCACTTCCTCCATTAGAAGAGAAGAAGAACTCGTTAAA CCTACAGATGGGTCATTGGATGGCTACGAACACATTGTGAACGTGGAGTATTGCCCCCCAGTTTTGTCTGAGAGCCCGAATTTCCCTTCGGAGGCAGCTGAAGCGAAGGAGGCTGCTCAAAATGATCCTAGCACACAGAACACAGTAGAATATCACGAGATAATGGAAG ATGAAATGATACGTGGATTACAACGATTGGGATGGACGAAAGTTGATGTTAGCTTTCACTCAGTACTCTGGCCGTTCTTTGCACACTACAATATTCAG GTGAAAAACGAAAGGTTTCATAATGCTGGAGCCGGAGTGGTGTCGCACGTTGCCGACACCATAAAACAATCTTCGCCATGTATAGGTGTTAATTAG
- the LOC121754978 gene encoding zingipain-2-like isoform X1, with product MAPTLVTNLILTAFFVLQICAFASARRTSSMAKRHQQWMTGFGRSYKDAAEKAHRFKIFKANAAFIDTINAAENRSYTLAINKFADLTHKEFLSTKTGAMVGMGSPRASSAFMYADADDDDIPDSIDWRDMGAVTEVKSQGQCGSCWAFSAVAATEGINQLTTGDLVSLSEQELIDCDNTHSRGCSGGYPDKAFQYIADNDCLSPDSDYLYEEADGSCSPELATSRAGKISGYEYVPSNDEAALMKAVANQPVSVVIDAGGAGFQFHRSGVFTGECGTQMNHAVAVVGYGESSDGIKYWLVKNSWGAEWGEDGYVKIQRESGNVEGLCGIAKWATYPVA from the exons ATGGCACCAACACTTGTAACTAACCTTATTTTGACTGCATTTTTTGTGCTTCAGATTTGTGCGTTTGCGAGCGCACGGCGCACCTCATCAATGGCGAAGAGGCACCAGCAGTGGATGACGGGATTCGGCCGCAGCTACAAAGACGCCGCGGAGAAGGCCCACAGGTTCAAGATATTCAAGGCCAACGCCGCCTTCATCGACACCATCAACGCCGCTGAGAACCGCTCCTACACGCTCGCCATCAACAAGTTCGCTGATCTCACTCATAAGGAGTTCCTGTCGACTAAAACTGGAGCCATGGTGGGAATGGGATCTCCCCGGGCCTCGTCTGCGTTCATGTACGCCGACGCTGATGACGATGACATTCCGGACAGCATCGACTGGAGAGACATGGGCGCCGTCACCGAAGTTAAGAGTCAAGGCCAATGTG GAAGTTGTTGGGCATTTTCGGCAGTTGCAGCAACAGAAGGCATAAACCAACTGACTACCGGGGATCTGGTTTCTTTGTCCGAACAAGAGCTTATTGATTGCGACAATACCCATAGCCGAGGATGCAGCGGCGGATATCCCGACAAAGCATTCCAGTACATCGCCGATAACGACTGCCTCTCACCCGACTCGGACTACCTCTACGAAGAAGCCGATGGCAGTTGCAGCCCCGAGCTAGCGACTTCCCGCGCCGGCAAGATCAGCGGGTACGAGTATGTACCGAGCAACGACGAGGCGGCGCTGATGAAGGCCGTGGCTAACCAGCCCGTCTCCGTCGTCATTGATGCTGGCGGAGCCGGGTTTCAGTTCCACAGAAGCGGCGTCTTCACGGGAGAGTGCGGGACGCAGATGAACCATGCTGTGGCCGTCGTCGGCTACGGCGAAAGTAGCGACGGAATCAAGTATTGGTTGGTCAAGAATTCGTGGGGAGCGGAATGGGGAGAGGATGGATATGTGAAGATTCAAAGGGAGAGTGGAAATGTGGAAGGACTTTGTGGCATTGCTAAATGGGCAACCTATCCCGTTgcctaa
- the LOC121755218 gene encoding uncharacterized protein LOC121755218 isoform X1 yields MGDRHRWWFLHLCFTLSLLESAAAGLRRFRLTATIRHRRRLLPAPAHLHLILLTLLSRLIARGVIGISLLSPAMELWNFWSFVIGVLVFYCLKVIRKHHSLKAQAMSTTQGDLSSPTAMINLEDKPDHLLVLVHGIMGSPSDWTYCEAELKRRLGKKFLIYASSCNMYAKTFTGIDGAGRRLADEVTEVVKKADSLTKISFLAHSLGGLIARYAIAVLYTPNVFSDYPDDTYTNSEPSSPPNGGLIAGLEAINFITLATPHIGVRGKKQLPFLLGVPFLEKIAPPIAPIFTGQTGSQLFLTDGDADKPPLLLRMASDCDEGKFLSALAAFRCRVLYANVSYDHMVGWCTSSIRREEELVKPTDGSLDGYEHIVNVEYCPPVLSESPNFPSEAAEAKEAAQNDPSTQNTVEYHEIMEDEMIRGLQRLGWTKVDVSFHSVLWPFFAHYNIQTYITHASPPPTLSPASPSAGVVSSPNVGVVSSPSTDPHLPQRRPQRALLYCPAAALLLSHRRRPLMPSSPQN; encoded by the exons ATGGGGGACCGGCACAG ATGGTGGTTTCTCCACCTTtgtttcactctctctctcctcgAATCAGCTGCCGCCGGTTTACGACGATTTCGGTTAACCGCCACAATTCGCCACCGCCGTCGTCTTCTTCCAGCTCCTGCTCACCTTCACCTAATTCTTCTTACTCTGCTTTCTCGTCTCATCGCCCGGGGCGTTATTGGAATTTCATTACTTTCTCCG GCAATGGAATTGTGGAATTTCTGGAGTTTCGTGATTGGCGTATTGGTTTTTTACT GCTTGAAAGTTATCCGGAAGCATCACAGCCTTAAGGCTCAAGCGATGAGTACTACTCAAGGAGATCTTTCATCTCCAACGGCCATGATAAATTTGGAGGACAAACCCGATCATCTTCTCGTTCTTGTTCATGGCATCATGGGGAG CCCAAGCGATTGGACGTATTGTGAAGCAGAGTTGAAAAGGCGATTAGGGAAAAAATTCTTGATATATG CGAGTTCTTGTAATATGTATGCCAAGACTTTCACAGGCATTGATGGTGCTGGTAGACGACTGGCTGACGAA GTCACGGAGGTCGTGAAGAAGGCAGATAGCTTAACAAAGATTTCATTTTTAGCCCATTCACTTGGTGGATTAATTGCAAGATATGCAATTGCTGTCTTGTACACACCTAATGTTTTTTCTGATTATCCTGATGATACATACACAAACTCCGAACCCTCATCTCCTCCAAATGGTGGCTTGATTGCTGGCCTGGAAGCAATTAATTTTATTACCCTGGCGACACCACATATTGGAGTAAGAGGGAAAAAACAG CTTCCATTTCTTTTGGGTGTGCCTTTCTTGGAGAAAATTGCTCCGCCGATTGCGCCTATTTTTACTGGGCAAACTGGCAGTCAGCTCTTTCTCACTGATGGAGACGCCGATAAACCTCCTCTCTTATTACGAATGGCCTCAGACTGTGACGAAGGAAAATTTTT GTCTGCACTAGCTGCTTTCAGATGTCGGGTCCTTTATGCAAATGTGTCTTATGACC ATATGGTAGGTTGGTGCACTTCCTCCATTAGAAGAGAAGAAGAACTCGTTAAA CCTACAGATGGGTCATTGGATGGCTACGAACACATTGTGAACGTGGAGTATTGCCCCCCAGTTTTGTCTGAGAGCCCGAATTTCCCTTCGGAGGCAGCTGAAGCGAAGGAGGCTGCTCAAAATGATCCTAGCACACAGAACACAGTAGAATATCACGAGATAATGGAAG ATGAAATGATACGTGGATTACAACGATTGGGATGGACGAAAGTTGATGTTAGCTTTCACTCAGTACTCTGGCCGTTCTTTGCACACTACAATATTCAG ACTTACATCACACACGCCTCCCCCCCTCCTACTCTCTCGCCTGCGTCCCCCTCCGCCGGCGTCGTCTCCTCTCCCAACGTCGGCGTCGTCTCCTCTCCCAGCACCGACCCTCATCTTCCCCAGCGCCGGCCGCAACGAGCTCTCCTGTACTGCCCAGCCGCGGCCCTTCTCCTCTCCCACCGCCGCCGACCTCTAATGCCCAGCTCTcctcaaaattga